One Brassica napus cultivar Da-Ae chromosome C4, Da-Ae, whole genome shotgun sequence genomic region harbors:
- the LOC106395395 gene encoding F-box protein At2g14710-like has translation MDLTKTKQKKKAAHEEQLPWELLEEILSRVPLKSLVRLRVVCKRWNVILDDKRFINNHKETFRFILKTKSKIYSVSIDPKIVVRELPCDIPDLECQIPTTLVDCDEFLICNMDDGAAVWNPWLKQSTWIRQPRFSLEGICYNGSNRTSDQVSLYKTIWANCTEWRIHDFAFGTWKRSNFNSGDSNQREKGRRKNLHSDMSVSLNGSLFWIAYVDETDPLYLLGRFNFSKERFYTFCYLRCGMSHSRDALVLRVFKGDRFSVLKQCYVTKKVEIWVTKNKVNVEDGSDVVWVSFMTFSIPHFPSLVQAEPYSDQQPSYYIDDKRLVMCSCDENGQAWIYVLGENKLISKVHLDSVVDPWPSHCTYFPSLVPVPREKDEAELQV, from the coding sequence ATGGatttaaccaaaacaaaacaaaagaagaaggcGGCTCATGAGGAGCAGCTTCCATGGGAGTTGCTTGAAGAGATACTCTCTCGTGTCCCTCTAAAATCTCTTGTCCGCTTGAGAGTTGTTTGCAAACGGTGGAACGTTATCTTGGATGACAAGAGGTTCATCAACAACCACAAGGAAACGTTTCGCTTCATCCTAAAAACCAAATCCAAGATTTACTCGGTAAGCATCGATCCCAAGATAGTGGTGCGTGAGTTGCCATGTGATATTCCCGATTTAGAATGTCAAATACCTACAACATTGGTTGATTGCGACGAGTTCTTGATATGTAACATGGATGATGGAGCCGCAGTTTGGAACCCGTGGTTGAAACAAAGTACATGGATTCGCCAGCCTAGGTTTAGCTTAGAAGGCATATGTTATAATGGTAGTAATAGGACAAGTGATCAGGTAAGTCTTTACAAGACCATTTGGGCCAATTGTACCGAGTGGAGAATCCATGACTTTGCGTTCGGTACGTGGAAACGCTCCAATTTTAACTCCGGTGATAGTAATCAGAGAGAGAAAGGACGTAGAAAAAATTTACATTCTGATATGAGTGTATCATTGAACGGCTCTTTGTTTTGGATTGCTTATGTTGACGAGACAGATCCCTTGTACCTTTTAGGTAGATTCAATTTTTCAAAGGAAAGATTCTACACATTTTGTTATCTACGATGTGGTATGAGCCATTCTCGCGATGCGCTTGTCCTTAGGGTCTTTAAGGGAGatcggttttcggttttgaaGCAATGTTATGTAACAAAGAAGGTTGAGATTTGGGTGACCAAGAACAAGGTTAACGTTGAGGATGGTAGTGATGTGGTTTGGGTGAGTTTCATGACTTTTTCAATCCCTCACTTTCCGAGTTTAGTACAGGCTGAACCCTACTCTGATCAGCAGCCAAGTTACTACATCGACGATAAAAGGCTTGTCATGTGTTCTTGCGATGAAAATGGCCAGGCTTGGATTTATGTTTTGGGGGAAAACAAGTTGATCAGCAAGGTTCACTTAGATTCTGTGGTTGATCCCTGGCCTTCTCATTGCACTTACTTTCCCAGCTTGGTCCCGGTTCCTCGAGAAAAAGATGAAGCAGAATtacaagtttaa
- the LOC106395394 gene encoding calcium-dependent protein kinase 25, with the protein MGNVCIHMVNNCVDTKSNTWVRPTDLIMDHPVKPQLPDKPPQQMLMHKDDDKPKLETSGEDPKSLEESDSHQEQEGSTSEEEEERKKRAARIACGNSKRKPHNVKRLMSAGLQAESVLKTKTGHLKEYYNLGSKLGHGQFGTTFVCTEKGTGKEYACKSIPKRKLENEEDVEDVRREIEIMKHLLGQPNVISIKGAYEDAVAVHMVMELCRGGELFDRIVERGHYSERKAAHLAKVILGVVQTCHSLGVMHRDLKPENFLFVDDQEDSPLKAIDFGLSMFVKPGENFSDVVGSPYYIAPEILNKDYGPEADIWSAGVMIYVLLSGSAPFWGETEEEIFNEVLEGELDLSSDPWPQVSESAKDLIRKMLERDPKKRLTAQQVLSHPWIRDEGNAPDTPLDATVLNRLRKFSETDKLKKIALKVIVERLSEEEIHSLRATFKTIDSEKSGRVTYKELKNVLERFNTNLDNSDISGLMQTPMNEHLEDTVDYEEFIAAVVRLKELKDEEANDRLDSSTKVL; encoded by the exons ATGGGGAATGTATGTATTCATATGGTCAACAATTGTGTGGATACGAAATCAAACACATGGGTTCGTCCCACAGATCTCATCATGGATCATCCAGTGAAGCCGCAGCTCCCAGACAAGCCTCCTCAACAGATGCTGATGCACAAAGATGATGATAAACCCAAGCTTGAGACTAGTGGAGAAGACCCCAAGTCACTTGAAGAAAGTGATTCTCATCAGGAACAAGAAGGAAGCACgagtgaagaagaggaagagaggaaGAAGCGAGCGGCGAGGATAGCGTGTGGGAACAGCAAGAGAAAACCTCACAACGTGAAGAGACTTATGAGCGCAGGGTTGCAAGCAGAGTCGGTGCTGAAGACAAAGACAGGGCATTTGAAGGAATACTATAACTTGGGGAGCAAGTTAGGTCACGGGCAGTTCGGGACGACGTTTGTGTGTACAGAGAAAGGAACGGGGAAGGAGTACGCGTGCAAGTCGATACCAAAGAGGAAGCTGGAGAACGAAGAAGACGTGGAGGACGTGAGAAGAGAGATTGAGATAATGAAACATTTGTTAGGTCAGCCTAACGTGATCTCCATCAAAGGAGCTTATGAAGACGCGGTGGCTGTTCACATGGTGATGGAGCTGTGCAGAGGAGGTGAGCTGTTTGATAGGATAGTAGAGAGAGGGCATTACTCCGAGAGAAAAGCTGCTCATCTGGCTAAGGTCATACTTGGTGTGGTCCAGACTTGTCATTCTTTAGGTGTGATGCATAGAGATCTTAAACCTGAGAACTTTCTGTTCGTCGATGATCAAGAGGATTCGCCTCTTAAGGCTATTGACTTCGGGTTATCTATGTTCGTCAAGCCTG GAGAAAACTTCTCTGATGTGGTTGGGAGTCCATACTACATTGCACCTGAAATTCTGAACAAGGACTATGGTCCTGAAGCAGATATTTGGAGCGCCGGTGTGATGATTTATGTGCTACTCTCTGGCTCAGCTCCTTTTTGGGGAG AAACGGAAGAAGAAATCTTCAATGAGGTTCTGGAGGGTGAGCTTGATTTGTCATCAGATCCTTGGCCACAAGTCTCTGAAAGCGCGAAAGATTTGATCAGAAAGATGCTTGAAAGAGACCCTAAAAAAAGACTCACTGCTCAACAAGTGTTGA GCCACCCATGGATTAGAGATGAAGGAAATGCACCAGATACACCGCTTGACGCAACTGTGTTGAATCGCTTGAGGAAGTTTTCAGAAACAGACAAGCTCAAGAAGATAGCTTTAAAG GTGATTGTGGAAAGGCTTTCTGAAGAAGAGATTCACAGTCTTAGAGCAACCTTCAAGACTATAGACAGTGAGAAGAGCGGGAGAGTAACTTATAAAGAACTCAAAAACGTTCTTGAAAGATTCAACACAAATCTTGACAACTCTGACATCAGTGGTCTTATGCAAACGCCA ATGAATGAGCATTTGGAAGACACTGTAGACTACGAGGAATTCATAGCGGCGGTTGTAAGACTTAAAGAATTAAAAGACGAGGAAGCAAATGATCGTTTAGATTCGTCAACAAAAGTGTTATGA